A genomic window from Cyprinus carpio isolate SPL01 chromosome A2, ASM1834038v1, whole genome shotgun sequence includes:
- the LOC109063399 gene encoding regulator of G-protein signaling 21-like isoform X1 gives MPTILTSSTEIKNMNKEDKPVNSRDRKFSLLRILAKWRFCRPLTDKLNPDESLLWSQSLENLLRSKYGMATFHTFLKSEFSDENIEFWLVCEDFKKIRSSSRLCSRAKKIFEHYIKAEAPKEINIDHVTRDLIKQNVQAPTRVCFDEAQRIVYGLMERDSYPRFLRSDIYRSLLESVSHRIKV, from the exons ATGCCAACCATACTGACATcttcaactgaaataaagaaCATGAACAAGGAGGATAAACCAGTCAATTCCAG AGACAGAAAATTCTCCCTCCTCAGGATACTAGCCAAGTGGCGGTTTTGTCGCCCGTTGACAGACAA actGAACCCTGATGAGTCCCTGCTGTGGTCCCAGTCACTGGAAAACCTTCTTAGATCCAAAT ATGGCATGGCAACATTCCACACCTTCCTCAAATCTGAGTTCAGCGATGAGAACATTGAATTTTGGCTGGTTTGCGAAGACTTCAAAAAAATCAGAAGTTCATCCAGACTGTGCTCAAGGGCCAAGAAGATATTTGAGCATTACATCAAGGCAGAAGCTCCCAAAGAG ATAAACATTGACCATGTCACCAGAGATCTTATCAAGCAGAACGTCCAAGCTCCCACAAGAGTGTGTTTCGATGAAGCTCAGAGGATTGTCTACGGTCTTATGGAGAGGGATTCCTATCCCAGGTTTCTGCGCTCGGACATATACAGATCACTTCTGGAATCAGTCTCACATAGGATTAAGGTCTGA
- the LOC109063399 gene encoding regulator of G-protein signaling 21-like isoform X2 produces MPTILTSSTEIKNMNKEDKPVNSRILAKWRFCRPLTDKLNPDESLLWSQSLENLLRSKYGMATFHTFLKSEFSDENIEFWLVCEDFKKIRSSSRLCSRAKKIFEHYIKAEAPKEINIDHVTRDLIKQNVQAPTRVCFDEAQRIVYGLMERDSYPRFLRSDIYRSLLESVSHRIKV; encoded by the exons ATGCCAACCATACTGACATcttcaactgaaataaagaaCATGAACAAGGAGGATAAACCAGTCAATTCCAG GATACTAGCCAAGTGGCGGTTTTGTCGCCCGTTGACAGACAA actGAACCCTGATGAGTCCCTGCTGTGGTCCCAGTCACTGGAAAACCTTCTTAGATCCAAAT ATGGCATGGCAACATTCCACACCTTCCTCAAATCTGAGTTCAGCGATGAGAACATTGAATTTTGGCTGGTTTGCGAAGACTTCAAAAAAATCAGAAGTTCATCCAGACTGTGCTCAAGGGCCAAGAAGATATTTGAGCATTACATCAAGGCAGAAGCTCCCAAAGAG ATAAACATTGACCATGTCACCAGAGATCTTATCAAGCAGAACGTCCAAGCTCCCACAAGAGTGTGTTTCGATGAAGCTCAGAGGATTGTCTACGGTCTTATGGAGAGGGATTCCTATCCCAGGTTTCTGCGCTCGGACATATACAGATCACTTCTGGAATCAGTCTCACATAGGATTAAGGTCTGA